The following proteins are encoded in a genomic region of Nicotiana sylvestris chromosome 4, ASM39365v2, whole genome shotgun sequence:
- the LOC104249604 gene encoding ubiquitin-fold modifier-conjugating enzyme 1: MEGWDPNTKSTLTQIPLLTTKAGPRDGAAWTSRLKEEYKALIAYTSMNKSKDNDWFRISAANPEGTRWKGKCWYVHNLLKYEFDLQFDIPVTYPATAPELELPELDGKTEKMYRGGKICLTVHFKPLWAKNCPRFGIAHALCLGLAPWLAAEIPILVDSGMIKHKDDVASSSES; encoded by the exons ATGGAGGGTTGGGATCCGAATACGAAATCAACCCTCACGCAGATCCCGTTGTTGACCACCAAAGCCGGTCCACGCGACGGCGCGGCATGGACAAGCCGTTTAAAGGAAGAGTACAAGGCCCTAATCGCATATACATCAATGAACAAATCCAAAGACAATGATTGGTTCCGTATATCTGCGGCTAATCCTGAAGGTACTCGTTGGAAGGGTAAGTGTTGGTACGTGCATAACCTTCTCAAGTACGAGTTTGATCTCCAGTTCGATATCCCTGTTACTTATCCTGCAACTGCTCCTGAACTCGAATTGCCTGAACTCGATGGAAAAACTGAAAAG ATGTATAGAGGAGGAAAAATATGCTTGACGGTGCATTTCAAGCCGCTATGGGCGAAGAATTG CCCCAGATTTGGCATAGCACATGCGCTCTGTTTGGGTCTTGCACCATGGCTTGCAGCGGAGATTCCTATTCTTGTTGATTCTGGCATGATTAAACACAAAGATGACGTGGCCTCATCCAGTGAATCTTGA